A genomic region of Dunckerocampus dactyliophorus isolate RoL2022-P2 chromosome 10, RoL_Ddac_1.1, whole genome shotgun sequence contains the following coding sequences:
- the tgfbr3 gene encoding transforming growth factor beta receptor type 3, which translates to MARRCAPALLLLAACCCLASAGPLFPSPCELLPVGAGHPVQAALKSFTALSGCASRGTSSLPQEVHIINLRGAALSHPPDNSAVEVELHLKPIQSLLHHQKPLVFVLNSPQPIIWKIKTESLALGIKRTFHVTEGSEVRFPPGNFSLTCHVHKEHLPHGNDHLLSWAQKTYRAVTSFSELRMTEDIYIKVGEDRVFSETCKIDNKFLSLNYLGGYVEPQPSKGCVLSGPDKDQEVHIIELQAPNSSSAFQVDVIVELRPLEDDAPFHRDVVLLLKCTKSVNWVIKSHNVVGKLSVVASDSVSVSSGTERLMQVSKSPKQRLPSGRQALIQWAEQHNYGPVTTYTSTALANHFDVWLKEEDVDHHPDTMLPPELAILRNSGPATGGRGGALRRSGLPFPFPPSVSEGLPHLPLPSLLDDRPWEKVEPEEHRAVLSVGLAVQCEDTKMVVSISKDSLQANGFAHVNLTLQDPECKAEVNATHYTLETPLTGCQTTIYPLQGSTSALYINTVLISSAESKDGSGGPIEYEDLESGEVLFPREAVDLERTPPRDQLSIITFNCTYQQARETQDAFPKNVPGSMQPVDMTFSMELYTAPPSSEPSRQAFSTVSQNQRVFVEVTSSSSDVDVGFTILSCFVSPNASPSVESTYTLIETVCPTDDSVRFSPRSPADKKTFSFTFNSDFNTSLVFLHCKMSPCARTSPSDLGLAPCLRPRQTCDSVHLDDILTMMMNARTSSKALMVLDGSAQPGMTDFPTYLEPESPDDPTTKNTVHVLDTPTVVVIAFAAFVIGALLTGALWFIYSHTGGTAGGAQQVQKCQPASENSSAGHSIGSTQSTPCSSSSTA; encoded by the exons GTGGAGCTGCACCTGAAGCCCATACAGTCGCTGCTGCACCACCAGAAGCCGCTGGTCTTCGTGCTCAACTCCCCCCAGCCGATCATCTGGAAGATCAAGACAGAGAGCCTGGCCCTGGGCATCAAACGCACCTTTCAT gtAACCGAGGGCTCAGAGGTGCGCTTCCCACCGGGCAACTTCTCCCTGACCTGCCATGTCCACAAGGAGCATCTCCCCCATGGCAACGACCACCTCCTCAGCTGGGCCCAGAAGACATACCGGGCAGTCACCTCCTTCTCTGAGCTCAGGATGACTGAGGACATTTACATCAAAGTTGGAGAAG ATCGTGTCTTCTCAGAGACCTGCAAGATTGATAACAAGTTCTTATCTCTCAACTACCTGGGGGGGTACGTGGAGCCACAGCCCTCCAAAGGCTGCGTCCTGTCTGGACCCGACAAGGACCAAGAGGTCCACATCATCGAGCTCCAAGCCCCTAACTCCAGCAG TGCTTTCCAGGTGGATGTCATCGTGGAGCTGCGGCCTCTGGAGGACGACGCTCCGTTCCACCGCGATGTCGTATTGCTGCTCAAATGCACCAAGTCAGTCAACTGGGTCATCAAGTCCCACAATGTGgtgggcaagctcagtgttgtG GCGTCCGATAGCGTGAGTGTCAGTTCAGGTACGGAGAGACTGATGCAGGTGTCCAAATCCCCGAAGCAGCGCCTGCCATCCGGGCGCCAGGCGCTGATCCAGTGGGCGGAGCAGCACAACTACGGCCCGGTGACGACGTACACCAGCACAGCCTTGGCCAATCACTTTGACGTGTGGCTGAAAGAAGAAG ATGTGGATCATCATCCGGACACAATGTTGCCTCCAGAACTCGCCATCCTGCGCAACTCCGGCCCAGCGACGGGAGGACGGGGAGGGGCTTTGCGGCGCTCTGGCCTGCCCTTCCCTTTCCCTCCCTCCGTGTCTGAGGGCCTGCCGCACCTACCGCTGCCCTCCCTCCTGGACGACCGCCCCTGGGAGAAGGTGGAGCCCGAGGAGCATCGGGCCGTACTCAGCGTGGGCCTAGCCGTGCAGTGTGAAGACACCAAGATGGTGGTTAGCATCAGCAAAGACAGCCTGCAG GCCAACGGGTTTGCGCACGTCAATCTCACGCTTCAAGACCCAGAATGCAAAGCGGAGGTCAACGCCACGCACTACACGCTGGAGACTCCTCTGACTGGCTGCCAGACCACCATTTACCCCCTGCAGGGAAGCACCAGCGCCCTCTACATCAACACT GTCTTGATAAGTTCCGCTGAGTCCAAGGACGGAAGCGGCGGGCCCATTGAATACGAGGACCTGGAATCGGGAGAGGTCCTGTTCCCCAGGGAAGCTGTGGATCTGGAAAGGACGCCACCCCGAGATCAGCTGTCAATCATAACA TTCAACTGCACATATCAGCAGGCCCGGGAAACCCAAGACGCATTTCCCAAGAATGTCCCAGGAAGCATGCAGCCGGTGGACATGACGTTTAGCATGGAGCTGTACACCGCCCCGCCGTCCAGCGAGCCATCCCGCCAGGCTTTCTCCACCGTCTCTCAGAACCAGCGAGTATTTGTGGAG GTGACATCATCCTCATCAGACGTGGACGTGGGCTTCACGATCCTTTCCTGCTTTGTCTCGCCCAACGCCAGCCCCAGCGTGGAGTCAACCTACACTCTCATCGAGACCGTTTGCCCCACGGACGACTCGGTCCGCTTCTCTCCTCGCAGCCCGGCAGACAAAAAGACCTTCAGCTTCACCTTCAACTCAGACTTCAACACGTCGCTTGTATTCCTGCACTGCAAGATGTCCCCCTGCGCCAGAACCTCTCCCAGCGACCTGGGCCTTGCACCG TGCTTACGGCCGAGGCAGACGTGCGACTCTGTGCACCTGGACGACATCCTCACCATGATGATGAACGCCAGGACGTCCAGCAAAGCTCTGATGGTGCTGGATGGATCCGCTCAGCCCGGCATGACAG actTTCCGACGTATCTGGAGCCTGAGAGCCCGGATGATCCCACTACTAAAA ACACGGTGCACGTGCTGGACACGCCCACCGTGGTGGTCATCGCCTTCGCCGCCTTCGTGATCGGGGCTCTGTTGACCGGAGCGCTGTGGTTCATCTACTCTCACACAG GCGGGACGGCGGGCGGCGCCCAGCAGGTCCAGAAGTGTCAGCCGGCCTCGGAGAACAGCAGTGCCGGCCACAGCATCGGCAGCACGCAAAGCACGCCCtgctccagcagcagcaccgCGTAG